A stretch of DNA from Anopheles nili chromosome 2, idAnoNiliSN_F5_01, whole genome shotgun sequence:
TCCTCAAATCATGGACTGAACAAGCTGGCTATCCAATTGTACACGTTTCTCTTGAAAAACAGAATTGCTCTTTAACGATTCATCAAGAAAGATACCTGTTAAAAAATAACGGTGAAACAAGTTCAACTACAGCATGGATCATACCGATTAATATTGCAACTAAAAGCCATCCCAATTTTGAAGATACAACGGCATCCGAATGGTTGACAGAAACTTATCACACCATAAATCCTACGAACAAAACGAATTGGACTTGCGATGAATGGGTTGTgttcaacaaacaacaaaccggTTATTATCGGGTGAACTACGATAACGAGCTTTGGTTAAAAATTACAGCAGCTCTTTTAAACAATAGTACCATATTTCATGCTATTAATCGAGCACAGTTTATAGATGATGCTCTTAACAATGCACGCTCTGGGCGGCTTGATTATCAGGTGGCACTGCATTTATTGGGATATCTCTCAAATGAGGTTGATTATATTCCTTTGGCGGCTGTTGATCGCAACTTCGCATTATTGGACATTTTATTAAAAGACACAGATTCGTATGTATTGTggcataaattttgtttagatttgTTCGGACCCATCTATAAGCACATGAGTATACAAACTCAACCCCAAGATACTTTGATGCAACGAATGGCTCGTGAAATAACAGTCAGTTGGACTTGCAAAGTAGGCGATCAGCATTGTCTAAATGCCACACAGTTCATCGTCACCGAAATAGCTGAAAATCGTTTAACCGATGCAGACCCAGATCTTAGAGAGCCTATATTATGTAATGGACTACGACATGCCTCAGATGTTGTTTTCAATGCCATTTGGCATAGAATGCAATCTTCGGGAGATCAGGCATATCGTTCTGAACTTATCCGAGCGCTTGGTTGTGTTCAAAGTGAACATCTCATCAATCAATTACTTAACAGTACAATCGAATCCATCAATGTAACATATTTTAGCCAAGAACGAGAACGAGTGCTAATGGCAATTTGTAGAAACGGAAATCTGGGACTTTCAACGGCGATACAGTTTATACATTCTCATATGGATGAAATATATGACCTGTAAGTAATGATCTACTTTCGCATATGCTTCTGATAAAGTATATTTTAATAACATGTAAATTTTAGCTACAATAAGGGAAACTTTGGAGGGCGAGCAATTAGCAGCGCTATGAAAAACATGGCAAAACTAGTAACAAgcgaaaaaatgcacacacaacTGAAGGATCTGATGGAACAACTCCTAAAAAAAGGTTTTCTGCAGATGCCTGATATGCTGCAAGCCTTAGAAAGTTCTAGCGAAAATCTAATGTGGCTTACCACGAGAGGCATACAAATTCAGCATTGGTTAGACGAACATTATGCCCCCACAATTCAATCACAACCCACTACAGTTGAAGTAACCACTACTGCGAAATCGACCGAAACTAGTAACATTACAACGATTGACAAAACTATATCTCTACCATCTGCCGTGTCCACTACCAGTATTGTACCAACTACAAAAACATTTGCTCCGAATGATTCAAGCAGTACAGCATTATCAACAAGTATGTCAACTCTGGCTGCTCTAACATCCACCAAAAATGATGAAGACGATGAAAGCAATAATGCTATGCGGTTTTCATTCATCCCATACGAATCCATGGGCATTAGCTTTGCAATGTATATCTTGTTGAAACTCTGtgcaatttaaatatttatttgattttatgtGAATCGAGCATCTAATCCAGATTTgccagatatatatatatatatatatatatatatatatatatacatatatatatatatatatatatatatatatatatatatatatatatatatatatatatatatatatatatatatatatatatatatatatatatatatatatatatatatatatatatatatatatatatatatatatatatatatatatatatatacatataatataatatatacacacatatatatgtatatatatatatatatatatatatatatatatatatatatatatatatatatatatatatatatatatatatatatatatatatatatatatatatatatatatatatatatatatatatatatatatatatatatatatatatatatatatatatatatatatatatatatatatatgtagtAACGCTAGCTTATGAGCTTTATTGGTCACTATCGTCTCGTTTGCGTTGGCAGTTGCTGTGATTTGTTCATATTCACAATCATcaaaaaaatggaggaaaattatGCAGTACTATTTTAGagcattttaaatttttagtCGTGTCTGATTCGCTCCGTTTATTTTCCTAATTCGGAAAGTTCTCTTTTCCGCGCATATCTTACTAGAAGATAGCATTTGGGAATACGATTTGATACCTGTTCTATCTCCCACGTCAAGACAGACCCACTCAGATGTAACCTTTTCTTGTTTAAGTCTCAATCAcgcaataaaaatatgaaaaagaaagggagagaaagaaaacaaagaatTGATGAAATATGCAGATATATTTGCCAGGCCCATGAATGAATTATCCACTGGGATGAACCGCTGATCTTCCACAGACTGGCATCTTAAACACCTTTAAATAGTTACATGTACTGAACAAAATTTAGTAATTACAATCCTTTTTGTATTTAAGGACAAGCGGTTATCTTTGAACTCCCCTTTGTTATACACTGGAAATATCACTCAATGAAATGTATTTACAAATTTTATATTGTAATCAAATGAACAGCCTCATGTAGAGCAATCGGCTAGGCATAGTGACTGTGAACTTTTATAGGCCTGCAAGTAATCTAAAGGAAGCGTATTAAACCAATCTAAAGAAAAGCCAATGAAAGGAATAGTGACATTGATGTTTCGTGTAACTAAAGAATTAGTGTAACTCTCCGGTTCACAAACTAATAAGGAAACTAAATGTActtaaaatgaaacattagTAACAATATGCGCCTAAACATGAAAATCCCACTCACCAAATTCCTCCCGAGTAGGCTATGACTAAGCGCTAGCGAGGTTGGAGAATGAAAACGAAATGTCCAAATAAACCATCTAtacttcaacaacaacaacaaaatccaaCCCCACGTGCGATCATTCAATTAGTTCCTCCGAGGAGCTGTATGTATGCGACGGTGTCTACAAGTGTGCCTTTTACTTTCCGTGTTTGGGGCTATCC
This window harbors:
- the LOC128724730 gene encoding aminopeptidase N-like, which translates into the protein MLHAVQYLTVFLLFIGIFETCAAQNSDLNYRLPNNTYPIRYNIEITTRIHDDTIGNDRFRFDGKVTIHLKTINEQMSLSNSITLNYRQINITHVKLWSIVQDSWEIVLLDDDESFTMDPVREFLTIRSPQPLNGTYYLELKYTGILREDNAGFYRSSYRDDNGNIRWLATTQFSSTDARHAFPCYDEPGIRAPIGLRVIHGKTYSVLSNTEPIDNRDSILQGMAITTFTDSPSMQSYLLGIIVSDFKATSLSNYPRQQAYASPINMINSKANFIIEAGFKTLRLLEGFLETPYILSKLYHVAIPDFAPGAMENYGLITYKEENFFYDSVTSPMKQKKKIATIVGHEIGHHFFGNYVSPAWWSFLWMKEGFARFFEYTAAQMVFPELSIGNLYSVDKTHNVFEIDSLVSARPMTHYVNTQDEIRSVFDDIAYDKGGAILLMFYNALGHEAFRHALVHYLHANALQAATPEQFSEAMQTTIFDSLPTDTLKFNASSLLKSWTEQAGYPIVHVSLEKQNCSLTIHQERYLLKNNGETSSTTAWIIPINIATKSHPNFEDTTASEWLTETYHTINPTNKTNWTCDEWVVFNKQQTGYYRVNYDNELWLKITAALLNNSTIFHAINRAQFIDDALNNARSGRLDYQVALHLLGYLSNEVDYIPLAAVDRNFALLDILLKDTDSYVLWHKFCLDLFGPIYKHMSIQTQPQDTLMQRMAREITVSWTCKVGDQHCLNATQFIVTEIAENRLTDADPDLREPILCNGLRHASDVVFNAIWHRMQSSGDQAYRSELIRALGCVQSEHLINQLLNSTIESINVTYFSQERERVLMAICRNGNLGLSTAIQFIHSHMDEIYDLYNKGNFGGRAISSAMKNMAKLVTSEKMHTQLKDLMEQLLKKGFLQMPDMLQALESSSENLMWLTTRGIQIQHWLDEHYAPTIQSQPTTVEVTTTAKSTETSNITTIDKTISLPSAVSTTSIVPTTKTFAPNDSSSTALSTSMSTLAALTSTKNDEDDESNNAMRFSFIPYESMGISFAMYILLKLCAI